AGGGTGCGCCGGGCAGGCAACTCGGGGCCCTTCGAGAGCCAGGAGGGGGACCTGTCCCTGGGCGGCTGCGCCTGGCAGGGCTCCGGCCTGGAGGCGGGGGCGAAGGTGGAGGTGCGCTTCAAGCTCCCCATCCTTCCCGACGAGGTGGAGGCGACGGGGGAGGTGCTCCAGGTGAGCCAGGGGGCCCAGGGCCCCTTGGCTCACGTGCGCTTCCTGGACCTGCCGGTGGAGGCGGAACTGGCCATCGCCCGGCACCTGGATGACGTGCTGCGCTCGGGCGGCGGTACCCGCTAGGCGCGCGGCTGGACCGGGACACGCGAAGAGGAGGCCGTCATGGCGGATGACATTCCCTGGGAGCGCCTGTTCGAGGAGGCCGCGCGGGTGCGCTCGCGCGCGCACGTGCCGTACTCGCGCTTCCCCGTGGGCGCCGCCGTCCTCTATGCCGACGGCGCGGTGGTGGCCGGCTGCAACGTGGAGAACGCCACCTACGGCCTCACCGTGTGCGCCGAGCGCAATGCCTTCGCCGCCGGCGTCGCCCAGGGCCACACCCAGCCGGTGGCGGTGGCCATCGTCGTGGACACACCCGAGCCATGCCCCCCGTGCGGCATGTGCCGGCAGGTGATGGCGGAGTTCGGCCCGGCCGACCTGCCCGTGCGCAGCCGCACCCCGAAGGGCGGGGAGGCCCGCTACTCCCTGGGCGAGCTGCTGCCGCACGCCTTCACCAAAGACTTCCTTTAATCCTTCCGAGAGAGCCCGAGCACCCAAGTGGACCTGCTCCTGACCGGCGGCACCGTGGTGACGATGAACCGCGAGCGAGAAGTGCTCGTGGAGGCGGACGTGCTCGTCCAGGACGGGCGCGTCGCCAGGGTGGGCCGGGGCCTGAAGTCCCGGGGGACGCGGCGCGTGGTGGACGTGCGGGGGAAGGTGGTGCTGCCCGGCCTCATCCATGGCCACCTGCACGCCTGTCAGACGCTGTTCCGTGGCCGCGCGGACGGGCTGGAGCTGCTGGACTGGCTCCGCGAGCGCATCTGGCCCTTCGAGGCGGCGCACGACGCGGCCTCCATGCGCGCCTCGGCGGACCTCACCTTCGCCGAGCTCATCCGCTCGGGCGCCACGGCGGCGCTCGACATGGGCAGCGTGCACCACTACGACGCCGTCTTCGAGTCCGCGCGGGACTCCGGGTTCCGGCTGGTGGGTGGCAAGGCGATGATGGACGCGGGCTCGGCGGTGCCCGACGGCCTGCGCGAGAGCACCGCCGACTCGCTGGCCCAGAGCCTGTCGCTGCTGGAGCGCTGGCACGGCTCGCACGAGGGCCGCCTGCGCTACGCCTTCGCCCCGCGCTTCGTGCTGTCCTGCACGCCGGAGCTGCTGCGCGAGGTGGCGCGGCTGGCCCAGCACCACGGCGTGCGCATCCACACCCACGCCAGCGAGAATGCGAAGGAGACGGAGGCGGTGCGCCAGTACACCGGCGGCCAGGACAACGTCGCCTTCTTCCACAAGGTGGGCCTGTCCGGCGCGCACGTGACGCTGGCCCACTGCGTGTGGCTGTCCCAGGAGGAGCAGGACATCCTCCGTGAGACGCGCACCGTGGTGTGCCACTGCCCCGGCTCCAACCTCAAGCTGGGCTCGGGCATCGCCAAGGTGCCGGAGCTGCTGGAGGCCGGCGTGGCGGTGGCGCTCGGCGCGGACGGCGCGCCCTGCAACAACACGCTCGACATCTTCCACGAGATGCGGCTCGCCTCCGTGCTGCACAACCCCCGCGTCGGGCCTCGCGCCATGACGCCCCTGCGCGTGCTGGAGATGGCCACGGTGCACGGCGCGCGGGCCCTGGGCCTCGAGGACGAGGTGGGCTCGATTGAAGTCGGCAAGCGCGCCGACCTCACGGTGGTGGACGTGAGCGGCCTGCACGCGGGCCCCGCGCCCGAGGACGTGCTGGCGCCCCTGGTCTTCTCCGCGCGCGGCAGCGACGTGACGCACGTCTTCATCGACGGCAAGGCCGTGCTGAAGGACGGCGTGCTCACCACGCTGGACGCGCCGGCGGTGCTCGCCAGCGCCAACGCCCACGTGGAGCGCATCCTCCGCCGCCGCAAGAAGCGCGCGCGCGGGAGCTGAACCTCCAGAGCCTGGGCCGCGTCGCGGCCTCAGGCCGGCAGCCGCACCACGAAGGACGTGGGCCAGCCGGGCGTGTCCTCCACCGAGAGCTGCCCGCCGTGGGCCTCGGTGGCCAGGCGGCAGAAGTACAGCCCCAGCCCGTAGCCCCGGCGGCTGTCCTTCTCCGCCTCGCCCTGCACGAACTTGTCGAAGATGCGCGCCCGCGTCTCCGGGGCGATGGGCGGCCCGTCGTTGCGCACCGCCAGCCAGCGGCACTCGGGGGCCACGCCCGCCTCCAGCCGCACCCTGCCGCCGGTGGGCGTGTAGCGCAGCGCATTGCTGGCCAGGTTCTCCACCACCCGCACCAGCAGCTCCGAGTCGCCCACCAGCTCCAGGGCCTCGGGCGCCGCCACGTCCAGCGTGAGCTTGCGCGCGCGGGCCGCGCCCTCCAGCGAGCTGCGCACCTCCTCCAGCAGCCGGTCCACGCGGAAGGGCACCCGGCGTGGCTCCAGCCGGCCCTCCTCCAGGCGCGGCACGTCCATCAGGTCGGAAATCATCCGGTCCAGCCGCGCGGTGACGGCGAGGCCCGTGCGCACCGAGTCGGACAGCACGCCCTTGCCCGGCGGCAGCTCCTGCTCCATCCACGACAGCGTCATGGTGAGCGCGGACAGGGGCGAGCGCAGGTCGTGTACGAGGAACTGGTTGAGCTGCTCCTTGTCCCGCTGCAGCGCCTGGAGCTCGGCGTTCCGGGCATTCGCGTCGCTCAGCATGCGCTCAATCGTCTGCCGTGCCTCCTCCACCTCCTGGAAGCGCCGTGCCTCCAGGGCCCGGTCCACCTCCACGCGGGTGAGGGCCACCGCCAACTGCCGCAGCCGCCCGGTGCCGTAGTGACTCACCGCCGCCACCATCACCAGCGCCACCACGGCAATGGCCACCGCGCCCCAGCCAACGCCCGCCTGCCGCATCAGCGCGCCCTGGGCCAGCGCGGACAGCAGCGCCGTGCCGTAGACGACGGACGGCCGCAGCGTCAGCCCGCTCAGCGCCACCACCAGCGAGAACAGCCCCAGGCTGAAGCCCGCGACGCCGGAGGGGAAGGGCGAGATGGGCATCGCCACGTGCTGGAGCCAGTAGACCAGCGCCACGTCCACCGGCGCCTGCACCACTCCCAGCCACCGCGCCTGGGGCCGCCGCCGCAGGACGAACAGCAGCGCCGCCACCCCCAGGTACAGCGCCAGCACGGGCGGGTAGGGCGCCCAGTCCATGCCCCCCATCCACCACAGGGCGGTGCTGATGGTCAGGAAGAGGGCCGCGCCCACCAGCCGCACCGCCGCGCCCGCCGCGAGCACGCCGCGCCGCTGGGCGTCCACCGCCCGCTCCAGCGCGTCTTCAAAGGCTCCGGAGGCGCTGGGAGGGGGAGGCGTCGACACGGGAGCGAGGGTTTTCCCCGCTTCCTACCCTCCGGGCAAGCGCCACGAGCGGGGGCCGGGAGGGCGGGTCCGCCGTGCGGGCGGCTTCCGTTCCGGCCGTCCGGGCAGGACTTTCATACGGCGGGCAATGGCCTTAGGTGGGAGCGCGTAGCAGTTGTCAGAGTGTGGGACTGTGGCTGCTTGCGCGCCCCGGGTATCGTGTAAGGTGGCTGCAAGTTGGGCTGGATGGAGGTAGACCGCCGACATGTGGGAAAGATTCAAGAGGGCAATGCGTAGCTTCGCCGGCTTCTTCGTCTCCTCCATCGAGGACCCGGAGCTGATTCTCGAGCAGAACGTCAGAGACCTGAACGACCAGGTCCCGAAGATGAACGAGTCCATCGCCATGGTTCGGGCGAACGTGACGCTCCTCGAGAAGGAGAATGCCAAGTACCAGGAGGACGTGCGCTCGCTGACGGCCAAGGTGAAGGCCGCCATCCAGGCGGGCCGCGACGACCTGGCCGCGCAGTACGCCGGCAAGCTGCAGATTGAAAAGGACGCGCTCGGCCGCAACGAGATGCAACTGGCCACCGCCCGCCAGGCCTACGAGAAGGCCCTGACGGTGAAGAAGGCGTTCATGCGCGAGAAGGAGCGCAAGACGCAGGAGGCGATGAACGCCATCCGCGAGGCGCGCCGCGCCAAGTGGCAGGCCAAGGTCGCCGACACCATGGAGTCCTTCACCGTCGCGGGCATCGACTCGACGCACGACGAGATGCTGCGCAAGGTGCAGGAGAAGTCCGCCGTCAACGAGGCGCGCATGCAGATGGCGCTCGAGGGCGTGGACCACATGGCGGCCAACATCGAGGAAGAGGCCGAGAAGATCCAGGCCAACGAGCTGGTCAAGCAGATGAAGATGGAGA
The window above is part of the Pyxidicoccus xibeiensis genome. Proteins encoded here:
- a CDS encoding ATP-binding protein, translating into MSTPPPPSASGAFEDALERAVDAQRRGVLAAGAAVRLVGAALFLTISTALWWMGGMDWAPYPPVLALYLGVAALLFVLRRRPQARWLGVVQAPVDVALVYWLQHVAMPISPFPSGVAGFSLGLFSLVVALSGLTLRPSVVYGTALLSALAQGALMRQAGVGWGAVAIAVVALVMVAAVSHYGTGRLRQLAVALTRVEVDRALEARRFQEVEEARQTIERMLSDANARNAELQALQRDKEQLNQFLVHDLRSPLSALTMTLSWMEQELPPGKGVLSDSVRTGLAVTARLDRMISDLMDVPRLEEGRLEPRRVPFRVDRLLEEVRSSLEGAARARKLTLDVAAPEALELVGDSELLVRVVENLASNALRYTPTGGRVRLEAGVAPECRWLAVRNDGPPIAPETRARIFDKFVQGEAEKDSRRGYGLGLYFCRLATEAHGGQLSVEDTPGWPTSFVVRLPA
- a CDS encoding 5'-deoxyadenosine deaminase; this translates as MDLLLTGGTVVTMNREREVLVEADVLVQDGRVARVGRGLKSRGTRRVVDVRGKVVLPGLIHGHLHACQTLFRGRADGLELLDWLRERIWPFEAAHDAASMRASADLTFAELIRSGATAALDMGSVHHYDAVFESARDSGFRLVGGKAMMDAGSAVPDGLRESTADSLAQSLSLLERWHGSHEGRLRYAFAPRFVLSCTPELLREVARLAQHHGVRIHTHASENAKETEAVRQYTGGQDNVAFFHKVGLSGAHVTLAHCVWLSQEEQDILRETRTVVCHCPGSNLKLGSGIAKVPELLEAGVAVALGADGAPCNNTLDIFHEMRLASVLHNPRVGPRAMTPLRVLEMATVHGARALGLEDEVGSIEVGKRADLTVVDVSGLHAGPAPEDVLAPLVFSARGSDVTHVFIDGKAVLKDGVLTTLDAPAVLASANAHVERILRRRKKRARGS
- a CDS encoding cytidine deaminase — its product is MADDIPWERLFEEAARVRSRAHVPYSRFPVGAAVLYADGAVVAGCNVENATYGLTVCAERNAFAAGVAQGHTQPVAVAIVVDTPEPCPPCGMCRQVMAEFGPADLPVRSRTPKGGEARYSLGELLPHAFTKDFL
- a CDS encoding PspA/IM30 family protein, whose amino-acid sequence is MWERFKRAMRSFAGFFVSSIEDPELILEQNVRDLNDQVPKMNESIAMVRANVTLLEKENAKYQEDVRSLTAKVKAAIQAGRDDLAAQYAGKLQIEKDALGRNEMQLATARQAYEKALTVKKAFMREKERKTQEAMNAIREARRAKWQAKVADTMESFTVAGIDSTHDEMLRKVQEKSAVNEARMQMALEGVDHMAANIEEEAEKIQANELVKQMKMEMGLLDSPAPVSDVSGGAEKTIGKKVGVE
- a CDS encoding PilZ domain-containing protein codes for the protein MAERNDSMSDKAEDRRDSPRVPMRLRVRRAGNSGPFESQEGDLSLGGCAWQGSGLEAGAKVEVRFKLPILPDEVEATGEVLQVSQGAQGPLAHVRFLDLPVEAELAIARHLDDVLRSGGGTR